One stretch of Nitrospirota bacterium DNA includes these proteins:
- a CDS encoding rubredoxin: MSKYQCISACGYVYDPHKGDPNGGIHFGTPFEQLPEDWVCPVCGVVKRKFKKVV; the protein is encoded by the coding sequence ATGTCAAAATACCAGTGCATTTCTGCCTGTGGCTACGTATATGACCCGCATAAGGGAGATCCTAATGGAGGTATCCATTTCGGAACACCTTTCGAACAACTGCCCGAAGACTGGGTGTGTCCGGTATGCGGTGTGGTAAAACGAAAATTCAAAAAAGTAGTCTGA
- a CDS encoding putative toxin-antitoxin system toxin component, PIN family, with translation MDTGVLVSAFAFGGIPEKAVKKVFKEADIYVSPVLLEEYRDTPLKLVEQGKINHQQLKVLIAGIAAFVTNAKMVYPTEKVSVCRDPEDDILLECCIAAKAGLLITSDKDLLEIEELPFALEIVTPREFIEKY, from the coding sequence ATTGATACCGGTGTCCTTGTCTCGGCGTTCGCTTTTGGCGGCATTCCGGAAAAGGCAGTCAAAAAGGTGTTTAAAGAGGCAGACATCTATGTATCACCAGTCCTCCTCGAAGAATATCGCGATACTCCTTTAAAACTTGTAGAACAGGGGAAGATCAACCATCAACAGTTGAAGGTTCTTATTGCCGGCATAGCTGCCTTTGTTACAAACGCAAAGATGGTCTACCCTACAGAAAAAGTATCGGTCTGCAGAGATCCTGAGGATGACATTCTGCTTGAATGCTGTATTGCTGCAAAAGCAGGGCTTCTGATAACCAGCGATAAGGATCTGCTTGAAATAGAGGAATTACCCTTTGCCCTTGAGATCGTCACACCGCGGGAATTCATTGAAAAATACTGA
- a CDS encoding XRE family transcriptional regulator: MKRKRLGSNFDDFLREQDMFAGAEAVAAKRVLSFQIEKEMKRKGLTKVQMATKMRTSRTAVDRLLDPENGSVTLNTLEKAALVLGKKLSIRIG, translated from the coding sequence ATGAAAAGAAAACGTCTCGGCAGCAATTTTGACGATTTTCTTCGGGAACAGGACATGTTCGCCGGAGCGGAAGCAGTTGCGGCAAAACGTGTGCTCTCCTTTCAGATCGAAAAGGAGATGAAAAGAAAGGGCTTAACGAAGGTTCAAATGGCGACCAAGATGCGGACGAGCCGGACAGCCGTGGATCGTCTGCTTGACCCGGAGAATGGCTCGGTCACGTTAAATACGCTGGAGAAGGCCGCACTTGTACTCGGCAAGAAATTGAGTATCAGGATAGGATAG
- a CDS encoding IS1634 family transposase — protein MAHFHIKTKKGRPYLYVREIARVGGKPTVVSQVYIGSPEKVAGLVSGTGESAIKLRVEEFGSLWLADQISRDIDLVGIVDSVIPVGANEKGPSVGEYFLYCAWNRMCETTSKNKLVQWYERTAIQQIRPVDIRELTSQRYWDKWDRVSEPALKKIARRFFERIWELESPNADCLLFDTTNYYTFMASDMPSDLAKRGKNKEGRHNLRQIGLGLLVSRDSRLPLYYCAYPGNIHDSMQFETVMDEMFGVVCGLDKTKQKLTVIVDKGMNSENNFAWIDEHSRIHFVTSYSTYFAEDLATTPLDAFEPADTEKNRRLAEKGKEDDRMLVYRTKGEYWGKQRAVVITYNPVTERKQSYTLDSKLEAIRQELLAMRSKVRNKEPHWRKQAAIIERYLRLCERFHVHSNLYALEFSQTADGLAMSFRKDVIAVERKRLMFGKNIIITDNTDWTTTEIVEASLDRWQVENRFRLSKEDDLVAMQPIRHWTDSKIRCHLFSCVVAMTYLRQIELRLNAAGIRRTAEDVMKDMRHLHSVLVMKDGGRKANRQIEIPTKTQAEVLSAFGFLVDSGGVLCHKNR, from the coding sequence ATGGCGCATTTCCATATTAAAACAAAAAAAGGAAGACCCTACCTCTATGTCCGCGAGATTGCTAGGGTCGGCGGGAAGCCCACTGTGGTTTCTCAGGTCTATATAGGATCGCCGGAGAAAGTCGCGGGCCTCGTATCGGGCACCGGAGAATCGGCAATAAAGCTCAGGGTAGAAGAGTTCGGCTCACTGTGGCTTGCTGATCAGATTAGTCGAGACATCGATTTGGTGGGCATTGTCGATTCAGTGATCCCCGTAGGAGCTAACGAAAAAGGTCCTTCAGTCGGAGAGTACTTTCTGTATTGCGCATGGAACCGGATGTGTGAGACTACGAGCAAGAATAAGCTCGTCCAATGGTATGAACGAACGGCAATACAGCAGATTCGTCCTGTGGATATTAGAGAGCTTACAAGCCAGCGTTATTGGGATAAATGGGACAGAGTATCGGAACCGGCACTTAAGAAAATCGCCCGGCGGTTCTTTGAGCGGATTTGGGAGCTTGAATCTCCTAATGCAGATTGTCTTCTGTTTGATACCACAAACTACTACACCTTTATGGCAAGCGATATGCCCTCTGATCTCGCTAAGAGGGGGAAGAACAAGGAGGGGCGACATAATCTGCGGCAGATCGGACTGGGCCTCTTGGTGTCGCGGGACAGCCGCCTGCCTTTATATTATTGCGCCTATCCAGGCAATATCCACGACAGTATGCAGTTCGAGACAGTAATGGACGAGATGTTCGGTGTTGTCTGTGGGCTTGATAAGACCAAACAGAAGCTTACCGTAATTGTAGATAAGGGAATGAACTCTGAGAACAATTTCGCTTGGATAGACGAACATTCCCGGATTCACTTTGTGACGTCCTATTCAACCTACTTTGCCGAAGATTTGGCGACAACGCCTCTGGATGCTTTTGAGCCGGCCGATACTGAAAAGAACCGGCGACTGGCAGAGAAGGGAAAAGAAGACGATCGGATGCTGGTTTATCGCACTAAGGGTGAATATTGGGGCAAGCAACGGGCGGTTGTAATAACGTACAACCCTGTAACAGAAAGAAAGCAATCCTATACGCTTGACAGCAAGCTGGAAGCAATACGACAGGAACTGCTTGCAATGAGATCAAAGGTGCGTAATAAAGAGCCTCACTGGCGCAAACAGGCAGCAATCATAGAGCGATACTTGCGCCTCTGTGAACGTTTCCACGTGCATAGTAATCTCTATGCCCTGGAGTTCTCACAGACGGCGGACGGTCTGGCCATGAGCTTCCGCAAAGATGTGATCGCTGTGGAGCGAAAGCGCTTGATGTTTGGAAAGAATATCATAATCACTGACAATACGGATTGGACTACGACGGAGATCGTAGAAGCCAGTCTCGACCGATGGCAAGTAGAAAACCGATTCCGGCTAAGCAAGGAGGATGATCTGGTTGCCATGCAACCCATCAGACATTGGACAGACAGCAAAATACGGTGTCATCTCTTTAGTTGTGTTGTTGCTATGACATATCTGCGCCAGATCGAGCTGCGACTCAATGCAGCCGGCATCCGTCGCACTGCGGAAGACGTTATGAAGGACATGCGACACCTGCATTCAGTGTTGGTTATGAAAGACGGCGGAAGAAAAGCAAACCGTCAAATAGAGATACCAACGAAGACCCAAGCTGAAGTCCTATCAGCCTTTGGCTTCTTAGTAGACTCCGGTGGGGTCTTATGCCATAAGAATCGCTAA
- a CDS encoding PilZ domain-containing protein, which yields MTEERRKYERFPYREDILIDGTTVCSCMDISEGGLYVSAIQHFDINSIIKVTIPFKGENITFRGRVRYCQPGIGMGVMFVDMNSEQRTILKELLSSAEKKSA from the coding sequence ATGACGGAAGAACGCAGGAAATACGAGAGATTTCCTTACAGGGAAGATATCCTGATAGATGGAACGACCGTATGCTCGTGCATGGATATCAGTGAGGGAGGCCTTTATGTTTCTGCAATCCAGCATTTTGATATAAACAGCATCATTAAGGTGACCATACCATTCAAGGGGGAAAATATCACCTTCAGGGGACGTGTTCGTTACTGTCAGCCGGGAATCGGAATGGGCGTCATGTTTGTCGACATGAACAGTGAGCAGAGAACGATCCTGAAGGAATTGCTGAGCAGTGCGGAGAAAAAGTCTGCGTAG
- a CDS encoding four helix bundle protein — MFGLTSQMRRAALSIPTNVVEGYARKSKKELQHFISIALGSHAETEYLFNFSKRLGYFKTDSDHIENLLSEVGKLLWSFHRSL, encoded by the coding sequence ATGTTTGGTCTTACTTCACAGATGAGAAGGGCGGCTCTGTCTATACCGACAAATGTAGTGGAGGGCTACGCACGCAAAAGTAAAAAAGAGCTGCAACATTTCATCAGCATTGCCCTCGGGTCTCATGCGGAGACTGAGTATCTCTTTAATTTCTCAAAACGCCTCGGCTATTTCAAAACCGATTCAGACCACATTGAAAATCTTTTATCTGAGGTTGGGAAACTCCTGTGGAGTTTCCATCGTTCTCTCTGA
- a CDS encoding DUF1566 domain-containing protein → MKRSYAITGAYRWKHFFLAFTLIVSVFSIFLHAGEGNAAQTTLIWNPPIANEDGTPLTGLAGYKVYYGTVSRNYTQSIDVGNVTTYTVPNLSDGVTYYFAATAYNTAQKESQYSNEISRAMSPPPLPQYILTVGKGGTGTGTVISAPAGVSCGTDCTEAYTAGTSVTLSASPDGNSLFSGWSGACAGTGACALTMDAAKSVTATFAIKTFTLTATAGAGGSISPSGTVTVNHGASQTYTITPNTGYAIADVKVDGSSKGAVTTYTFTNVTGHHTITASFATVTYPDISVTPSSYSYGNVLVGKDSVFQVFIVTNMGTENLVIGSSVITGSAEFLLLDDNCSGRSVAPGDRCSVSVYFSPATGGIKSAWLVVPSNDPDTPKTVIPLEGSGRLDLTDSVNLPRTGQSVSYFPGDDGSVQAGAVWPEPRIFDNGDGTVTDTLTGLMWLKDGSCLNKKNWNGALNTIADLNANPGKYLCKGYNGNYTDWRMPNVRELDSLVNYGVLNSSSWMNVNGFTNVKGANYWSSTTASGTTQAWLINLYNGMESPGLKSKTNHIMAVRSISQGNRYDVPVTGQTVSYFPGDDGSVQAGAVWPEPRFLDNGGGTVTDTLTGLMWLKDGSCLNRKNWNGALNTIADLNANPGRYPCADYHGNYTDWRMPNVRELDSLINFGVLDSSAWLNASSFRNIKASSYWTSTSALLSNTQGWIVDMKRATTSSTKKSTILYVWPVRSAGTGQTVH, encoded by the coding sequence ATGAAAAGATCGTATGCAATAACCGGAGCATACCGATGGAAACACTTTTTCCTAGCATTCACACTTATTGTTTCAGTTTTCAGCATATTCCTTCATGCCGGGGAGGGAAATGCTGCCCAAACAACACTTATATGGAATCCCCCCATAGCAAACGAGGACGGCACACCCCTTACCGGTCTTGCAGGGTATAAGGTGTATTATGGAACGGTCTCGCGTAACTATACCCAAAGCATCGATGTCGGAAATGTTACGACCTATACAGTTCCAAATCTATCCGATGGGGTTACCTACTACTTTGCTGCTACTGCATACAATACCGCACAAAAAGAGAGCCAATACTCCAACGAAATCAGCAGAGCAATGTCCCCTCCCCCCCTCCCGCAGTATATTCTTACAGTAGGCAAGGGCGGGACAGGCACAGGGACAGTTATCTCTGCTCCTGCGGGCGTCTCCTGCGGCACTGACTGTACAGAGGCCTACACTGCAGGGACGTCAGTCACTTTATCGGCATCGCCGGATGGGAATTCTCTCTTCAGCGGCTGGTCCGGGGCATGTGCAGGGACGGGGGCATGTGCATTGACTATGGATGCTGCAAAGAGTGTAACTGCGACATTTGCCATAAAGACATTTACCCTTACGGCGACGGCAGGGGCAGGCGGGAGCATCAGCCCTTCCGGGACAGTAACGGTGAACCACGGCGCATCCCAGACATATACCATCACCCCGAACACCGGGTATGCCATTGCAGATGTGAAAGTGGACGGCAGTTCAAAGGGTGCGGTTACAACGTATACATTTACGAATGTGACAGGTCACCATACCATTACTGCAAGTTTCGCAACTGTCACTTATCCTGATATCTCGGTCACTCCTTCCTCTTATAGCTACGGGAATGTGCTGGTCGGAAAAGATTCTGTTTTTCAGGTGTTTATCGTAACGAATATGGGGACAGAGAATCTTGTTATCGGTTCCAGTGTGATAACCGGTTCCGCTGAGTTCCTTCTGCTGGATGATAACTGCTCTGGACGGTCGGTGGCACCCGGGGACAGATGCTCTGTGAGCGTCTATTTCTCACCTGCGACAGGAGGCATTAAGAGTGCATGGCTTGTTGTCCCCTCAAACGATCCTGATACCCCGAAAACTGTAATTCCATTGGAAGGGTCGGGAAGGCTGGATCTAACAGATAGTGTCAATCTGCCGAGGACAGGCCAGTCAGTAAGCTATTTCCCTGGTGACGACGGTTCTGTACAGGCAGGAGCTGTATGGCCTGAGCCGAGAATTTTTGATAACGGGGATGGTACAGTCACGGATACCCTGACCGGGCTCATGTGGTTAAAGGACGGATCATGTTTAAACAAAAAGAATTGGAACGGTGCCCTGAATACCATAGCGGATCTGAACGCAAACCCGGGGAAATACTTGTGTAAAGGTTACAACGGAAACTATACCGACTGGAGAATGCCGAATGTCAGGGAACTTGACAGCCTTGTCAACTATGGGGTTCTTAATTCCTCTTCATGGATGAATGTAAACGGATTCACCAACGTGAAAGGCGCTAACTACTGGTCATCGACAACTGCTTCAGGAACAACCCAGGCATGGCTGATTAACCTGTATAATGGAATGGAGTCTCCGGGTCTGAAGTCAAAAACCAACCACATCATGGCTGTGCGCAGTATATCTCAGGGGAATCGCTATGATGTTCCCGTAACAGGTCAGACTGTAAGCTATTTCCCTGGTGACGACGGTTCTGTACAGGCAGGAGCTGTATGGCCTGAGCCGAGATTCCTTGATAACGGGGGCGGTACAGTCACGGATACCCTGACCGGGCTCATGTGGTTAAAGGACGGATCATGTTTAAACAGGAAGAACTGGAATGGTGCCCTGAATACCATAGCGGACCTGAACGCAAACCCGGGAAGGTACCCCTGCGCTGATTATCACGGAAACTATACCGACTGGAGAATGCCGAATGTCAGGGAACTTGACAGCCTTATCAACTTCGGAGTCCTCGATTCTTCTGCCTGGCTGAATGCAAGCAGCTTCAGGAACATCAAGGCTTCTTCTTACTGGACGTCTACCTCGGCCTTGTTGTCGAATACCCAGGGATGGATAGTTGATATGAAAAGAGCAACGACATCCTCCACAAAGAAAAGCACTATCTTATATGTCTGGCCAGTACGCTCTGCCGGAACAGGTCAGACAGTTCATTAG